From the Phyllostomus discolor isolate MPI-MPIP mPhyDis1 chromosome 7, mPhyDis1.pri.v3, whole genome shotgun sequence genome, one window contains:
- the LOC114501782 gene encoding LOW QUALITY PROTEIN: 60S ribosomal protein L30-like (The sequence of the model RefSeq protein was modified relative to this genomic sequence to represent the inferred CDS: inserted 1 base in 1 codon), translating to MADQLGRVSLKAHLNGMVSILHLRQEDGGYKKMKKSLELINSRLQLVMKSGKYMLGYKQTQNMIRQGKAKLVILANNCPTLRRPEIKYYAMLAKTGAHHYSGDNIELGPACGKYYRVCTLAIIDXGDSGIIRSMPEKTGEKEIMQNFSLIKLARAWFKNGEKKERKIEPTSFPMFFMALPVAP from the exons ATGGCTGATCAACTAGGTCGGGTGTCCCTCAAAGCTCATTTGAATGGTATG GTGTCCATCCTGCACTTAAGGCAGGAAGATGGTGgctataagaaaatgaaaaagtcactGGAGTTGATCAACTCTAGGCTCCAACTTGTTATGAAAAGTGGCAAGTACATGCTGGGGTACAAGCAGACTCAGAATATGATCAGACAAGGCAAAGCCAAACTGGTTATCCTTGCCAACAACTGTCCCACCCTGAGGAGACCTGAAATAAAGTACTATGCTATGTTGGCCAAGACTGGTGCCCATCACTATAGTGGTGATAATATCGAGTTGGGCCCAGCATGTGGAAAATACTACAGAGTGTGCACACTGGCTATAATTG CAGGTGATTCTGGTATCATTAGAAGCATGCCAGAaaagactggtgaaaaggaaatcatgcaaaatttttctttaataaagctGGCCAGAGCTTggtttaaaaatggggaaaaaaaagaaagaaaaatagaaccgaCATCATTTCCAATGTTCTTTATGGCACTACCTGTGGCTCCCTAG
- the LOC118501655 gene encoding glyceraldehyde-3-phosphate dehydrogenase-like — protein MDGPSGNLWLRGFPGHQPCFYWCYQDCGQGHPELNGKLIGMACCVPTPNTSAVDLTCHVEKAAKYDDIRKVVKQASKGPFKGMLGYTENQVISCDFNSSIHSSTFDAEACIALNDHFVKFTSCYDNKFGCSNRVVDLMVHMASKE, from the coding sequence ATGGATGGACCCTCTGGGAACCTGTGGTTGAGGGGCTTCCCAGGACATCAACCCTGCTTCTACTGGTGCTACCAAGACTGTGGGCAAGGTCATCCTGAGCTGAATGGGAAGCTCATTGGCATGGcctgctgtgtccccacccccaataCATCAGCTGTGGATCTGACCTGCCACGTGGAGAAAGCTGCCAAATATGATGACATCAGGAAGGTAGTGAAGCAAGCCTCAAAGGGCCCCTTCAAGGGCATGCTGGGCTATACTGAGAACCAGGTTATCTCTTGTGACTTTAACAGTAGCATCCACTCCTCTACCTTCGATGCTGAGGCTTGCATTGCCCTCAATGACCACTTTGTCAAGTTCACTTCCTGTTATGACAATAAATTTGGCTGCAGCAACAGGGTGGTGGACCTTATGGTCCACATGGCCTCCAAGGAGTAA